A genomic segment from Triticum dicoccoides isolate Atlit2015 ecotype Zavitan chromosome 1A, WEW_v2.0, whole genome shotgun sequence encodes:
- the LOC119268874 gene encoding long-chain-alcohol oxidase FAO2-like, whose product MAAQEEEKAAGRRAGPHPLLRGRRRDGKYTHGLHPAQMEALRAMCGAFIPSLPAEEAGAGGRADPPGAKDLERFYLASAADSNIPDEVAELMVTRCIREAALLAWVVLWVLSTRVGTLLLCGRLSLCGAAGELRRFADMPAERQEAALQRWNRTRWLFPLRIVFALVKILSHYVFYTMVDENSENPHWKAIGYSVEEWQRDRDEAPATSRPLDNGVVETRALNDTTLLRSLADRWLPVKPGAQHTVQCDAVIVGSGCGGGVAAAMLASAGYKVVVVEKGDYFAADDYSSVEGPSMERLFEKGGIFCTSNVTTMVFTGSTVGGGSAVNWSACIRTPGEVLQEWSRDHGLPLFAGQDYQQAMNSVCDRLGVTDECLKEGFQNKVLRRGCEALGLPVDAVPRNSSAVHYCGSCNFGCPTGDKRGTDTTWLVDAVLHGAVILTGCKAERFILQSNSGKNGRSKKCVGLLATCMSNGITKKLRIEAKVSISACGALMTPPLLRNSGLKNRHIGRNLHLHPVSMAWGYFPENKQAVPITGKSYEGGIITSMHRVTPRTIIETPALGPGAFAAMVPWESGRDMKERMSRYARTAHAFALVRDRGSGFVDCEGRLRFTPSRDDARELRNGLRHVLRILVAAGAAEVGTHRSDGLRLRCKGVRDEDLEAFLDEVTIEKGPMHSTADKWAVFSSAHQMGSCRMGSSPKDSAVDGSGESWEAEGLYVCDGSLLPTAVGVNPMITIQSVAYCLSKGIAESMTNGQKHY is encoded by the exons ATGGCGGCGCAGGAGGAGGAGAAGGCTGCGGGCAGGCGCGCGGGGCCGCACCCGCTGCTGCGCGGGCGGAGGCGGGACGGCAAGTACACGCACGGGCTGCACCCGGCGCAGATGGAGGCGCTCCGCGCCATGTGCGGCGCCTTCATCCCCTCGCTGCCGGCCGAGGAGGCGGGCGCCGGCGGCCGCGCCGACCCGCCCGGCGCCAAGGACCTCGAGCGCTTctacctcgcctccgccgccgactCCAACATCCCCGACGAG gttGCGGAGCTGATGGTGACGCGGTGCATACGGGAGGCGGCGCTGCTGGCGTGGGTGGTGCTGTGGGTGCTGAGCACGAGGGTGGGCACGCTGCTGCTGTGCGGCCGGCTGAGCCTCTGCGGCGCCGCCGGCGAGCTGCGCCGGTTCGCGGACATGCCGGCGGAGCGGCAGGAGGCGGCGCTGCAGCGATGGAACAGGACGCGCTGGCTCTTCCCGCTCAGGATCGTCTTCGCCCTCGTCAAGATCCTCTCCCACTATGTCTTCTACACCATG GTCGACGAGAACTCAGAGAATCCACACTGGAAAGCGATTGGATACAGCGTGGAAGAGTGGCAGAGAGACCGAGATGAAGCGCCCGCCACATCGCGGCCGCTGGACAATGGCGTCGTCGAAACCAGAGCGCTGAACGACACCACCCTGCTCAGGTCACTCGCGGACAGGTGGCTCCCCGTGAAGCCGGGCGCGCAGCACACGGTGCAGTGCGATGCCGTCATCGTCGGGTCCGGCTGCGGCGGGGGCGTTGCAGCCGCGATGCTCGCATCCGCGGGGTACAAGGTGGTCGTCGTTGAGAAGGGCGACTACTTCGCCGCCGACGACTACAGCTCCGTCGAGGGTCCGTCCATGGAGCGCCTCTTCGAGAAGGGCGGCATCTTCTGCACGTCCAACGTAACGACCATGGTGTTCACCGGCTCCACTGTCGGCGGCGGCTCCGCGGTGAACTGGTCGGCCTGCATCCGCACGCCGGGGGAGGTCTTGCAGGAGTGGTCCCGCGACCACGGGCTCCCGTTGTTCGCGGGCCAGGACTACCAGCAGGCCATGAACTCGGTGTGTGACCGGCTCGGCGTCACCGACGAGTGCCTGAAGGAAGGGTTCCAGAACAAGGTGCTGCGCCGAGGGTGCGAGGCGCTAGGGCTGCCTGTCGACGCCGTGCCACGTAACTCGTCGGCGGTACACTACTGCGGGAGCTGCAACTTCGGCTGCCCCACCGGCGACAAGCGCGGCACCGACACGACGTGGCTCGTCGACGCCGTCTTGCACGGCGCGGTGATCCTGACCGGGTGCAAGGCCGAGCGCTTCATCCTCCAGAGCAACAGCGGCAAGAACGGCCGGAGCAAGAAATGCGTCGGCCTGTTGGCGACGTGCATGAGCAACGGCATCACCAAGAAGCTGCGCATCGAGGCGAAGGTGTCCATCTCGGCTTGCGGGGCACTCATGACGCCTCCGCTGCTGCGCAACAGCGGGCTGAAGAACCGGCACATCGGCCGGAACCTGCACCTCCACCCGGTGTCCATGGCGTGGGGCTACTTCCCGGAGAACAAGCAGGCGGTGCCCATCACCGGCAAGTCCTACGAGGGCGGCATCATCACGAGCATGCACCGCGTCACACCGCGCACCATCATCGAGACGCCGGCGCTAGGGCCGGGGGCCTTCGCCGCCATGGTGCCGTGGGAGTCGGGCCGCGACATGAAGGAGCGCATGAGCCGGTACGCGCGCACGGCGCACGCGTTCGCCCTCGTCCGCGACCGCGGCTCGGGGTTCGTAGACTGCGAGGGCCGCCTTCGCTTCACCCCCAGCCGCGACGACGCCCGCGAGCTCCGCAACGGCCTGCGCCACGTGCTGCGCATCCTGGTGGCCGCCGGTGCGGCGGAGGTGGGCACGCACCGCAGCGACGGGCTCCGGCTGCGGTGCAAGGGCGTGCGCGACGAGGACCTGGAGGCGTTCCTGGACGAGGTGACCATCGAGAAGGGGCCCATGCACTCGACGGCGGACAAATGGGCGGTCTTCTCCTCGGCCCATCAGATGGGCAGCTGCCGCATGGGCTCCAGCCCCAAGGACAGCGCCGTCGACGGCAGCGGCGAGAGCTGGGAGGCCGAGGGCCTGTACGTCTGCGACGGCAGCCTCCTCCCCACCGCGGTCGGCGTCAACCCAATGATCACCATTCAGTCCGTCGCCTACTGCCTCTCCAAGGGCATCGCCGAGTCCATGACCAACGGCCAGAAGCACTACTAG